From one Humulus lupulus chromosome 8, drHumLupu1.1, whole genome shotgun sequence genomic stretch:
- the LOC133796158 gene encoding uncharacterized mitochondrial protein AtMg00810-like produces MLFSMETCMLFMTIPPGYSPKGELPVIDEGFSHSATNHSLFMRYFGNKFIILLVYVDDVIASNDLDKLEALKGRLNNMFKLKDLGKLKYFLGLEIARSNRGIFASQRPYALQILKEFRYLGCKPLSTHMEANLKLNQDGDQDGKDNLADPTLYRRMVGKLQYLTIINSDLSYSLNRLSQFLANPRNSHMKAARRVLQYIKGWPGQGIFMSAKSQIRLEAYTNSDWAACPDTRRSTTGFCIFLGESIISWKSKKQHTVSRSSAEAKYRAMANTTCELIWILSVLEELKVKHDGPAILYCDNKAAQHISTNPVFHERTKHIEIDCFKQRTTCRYSNKGFIPESVQATQRQDEIGKHIYFILRGVLELRLVRNLLGC; encoded by the coding sequence ATGCTTTTCTCCATGGAGACTTGCATGTTGTTTATGACTATCCCTCCAGGGTATAGTCCTAAGGGGGAGCTACCTGTCATTGATGAAGGATTCAGCCATTCTGCCACTAATCACTCCCTGTTTATGAGATATTTTGGCAACAAATTCATCATTTTGCTAGTCTATGTAGATGATGTTATAGCAAGCAATGACCTGGACAAGTTAGAAGCCTTGAAGGGAAGATTGAACAACATGTTTAAGTTGAAAGACTTGGGTAAATTGAAATATTTCCTTGGACTAGAGATTGCTAGGTCTAACAGAGGGATATTTGCATCTCAAAGGCCATATGCACTTCAGATTCTTAAAGAATTCAGATATCTTGGATGCAAACCACTAAGTACTCATATGGAAGCAAATCTGAAACTCAACCAAGATGGTGATCAAGATGGGAAAGACAATCTGGCAGACCCCACGTTATATAGAAGAATGGTTGGGAAACTACAATACTTGACTATAATCAATTCTGATTTGTCTTATTCACTCAATAGATTAAGTCAATTTCTAGCTAATCCAAGGAACAGCCACATGAAAGCAGCACGGAGGGTTCTACAGTATATTAAAGGATGGCCAGGTCAAGGAATCTTCATGTCAGCAAAGTCCCAGATTAGATTAGAAGCATACACAAATTCTGACTGGGCTGCTTGCCCTGATACAAGAAGATCAACAACAGGATTTTGCATCTTCCTTGGAGAATCAATCATTTCCTGGAAAAGTAAGAAACAGCACACGGTATCTAGATCTTCAGCTGAGGCAAAGTACAGAGCCATGGCCAACACCACATGCGAATTGATTTGGATTCTTTCTGTGTTAGAGGAGCTGAAAGTTAAACATGACGGTCCTGCAATCCTGTATTGTGACAATAAAGCGGCACAACACATATCAACAAATCCAGTCTTCCATGAAAGGACTAAACATATTGAAATAGACTGTTTCAAGCAAAGAACAACTTGTAGATATTCTAACAAAGGCTTTATTCCCGAATCAGTTCAAGCTACTCAAAGACAAGATGAAATTGGAAAACATATATATTTCATCTTGAGGGGAGTGTTAGAATTGAGATTAGTTAGAAATCTGTTAGGTTGTTAG